Genomic window (Prevotella melaninogenica ATCC 25845):
ATGTTTGTGCCTGGTGCAGAGACTGCGCCTTCGTTCTTTGCAAAGACTGACTGGAAGTGTTCCATGTCGTCAGCTGTTGCGTGTGCAAACTCTTCTCCGTCCTCCTTTGGACGATTGTCAATGATATAACGTGGTAATGGAGCTTCACCCAATGCAAACAACTCACGCTTAAATTCATCGTGAGGACAGTCATAAAGGAAACGAAGTGTGCGACCACGAGAAGTCGTATTGTCAATAACCTCAGCCACCATTGTGCCAGACTCGTCAAAGAAAAGCTTGTTTCCGATACGAATCTTACGTGCAGGCTCAACCAATACGTCCCAAAGACGCATCTCCTGATTCAACTCACGAAGGAGGAATACCTCAATCTTAGCATCAGTCTTCTCCTTTGTTCCATACAGACGAGCTGGGAAAACCTTAGTGTCATTGAAGATAAAAGCATCGCCCTCATCGAAGTAATTGAACACATCTTTGAAGCGGATGTAGTCTTCTTCCTTAGGTTCACCATTGATCTCACCCTTAAACATGTCAATCTTTCCTGACTTACGGTGTAACACCATCAGTCTACCTTCGTCACGACGTGTAACAGTAAAGGTCTGTGTACTGCCGTCAGTACGAGTCAATACACGTTCAGATGAATGTGGATATAAGGCTACCTGCTCTTTTGGTAGGTTGAATTTAAACTGTGAAAGCTTCATATTTATTTATTGGGGAGTTTATTATTTTTCTATTGTTTGTTGCTGAAGCCAT
Coding sequences:
- a CDS encoding S-adenosylmethionine:tRNA ribosyltransferase-isomerase, which translates into the protein MKLSQFKFNLPKEQVALYPHSSERVLTRTDGSTQTFTVTRRDEGRLMVLHRKSGKIDMFKGEINGEPKEEDYIRFKDVFNYFDEGDAFIFNDTKVFPARLYGTKEKTDAKIEVFLLRELNQEMRLWDVLVEPARKIRIGNKLFFDESGTMVAEVIDNTTSRGRTLRFLYDCPHDEFKRELFALGEAPLPRYIIDNRPKEDGEEFAHATADDMEHFQSVFAKNEGAVSAPGTNIHFSEHMMKMMDIKGIKKAFITLHCGLGNFHDIEVEDLTKHKMDSEEMHINADACRIANGAKQAGHRLCAVGASVVKATETAVGTDGMLKEYDGWTNEFIFPPYNFGFADSMLVNFYHPYSTLLMETAAFGGYDLVMEAYDKAVKNGYMFGCFGDSLLILND